One genomic window of Bombus huntii isolate Logan2020A unplaced genomic scaffold, iyBomHunt1.1 ctg00000052.1, whole genome shotgun sequence includes the following:
- the LOC126875686 gene encoding uncharacterized protein LOC126875686: MAQAESISTLRRRRGVLARRLATIRRELDEYEASGKANRIFLASCRSSFDELWRRILEVQEELGVVDEGEDARVDSLSQEHRELDMRFRELFEQISATTPSTTTRGETCRKPEPTTVPEVRVPQFDGALENWTYFYDTFTSIVDLNEGLTNVQKFQHLRSSITGRAAQSIQSLELTEANYSIALDTLKDKFNCPLQICMRHWNLMRNYPEIKRETPEALEDLLETISVNLKALEHLKEPVTSNIAMIELIASKLPASSLRKWQRTLPRQKVPSYQHLIDFLKTRANGTQFLSKEKESKGSTHKHRSQRTTIPHGRTLATTSRTVVCPTCNGHHEIRHCKIFKAKSATKRFQIVKKASLCINCLGTGHSPTQCTSAQIKVLNKQAQPIRARALLDTGSSMNFMTDRLANSLGIRQRRCAIQIGALDNLSTTAKRYTTATITSTDGEYKKTLRFLVIPAISILVPSEPIDPSSLGLPRNIHLADPQFHCPAPIDVLLSTGSTFASLCIGQVNLAQPGEPELRLQKTRFGWVIGGSPTSQTAINTFHATTTALQEDLARFWEIDEGQATTHLSESERLCEEHFRNHVRRTKEGRYIVALPFNEKLSSLGSSKATAMSRLASLHRRFQRDKQYETAYSAVIQEYLDLGHMTKINTDHATDHGYYLPHHGVTKESSDTTKLRVVFDGSASSTTGVSLNDALHTGPKLQEDLRNILLRFRSFQYVLTGDIEKMYRQFLLRPEDRPHQKILWRADNGEIETYRLNTVTFGLSAAPYLAIRCLKQLAEDEGPRFPRAAQILRRDFYVDDALTGADTKDEALSIRNDLTRLLKLAGLNIRKWASNDRDLLRGLPEEDTKQKLHLGESSTLKTLGVFWDSADDTILYSVKTNSDTSRITKRSISSVIAQIYDPLGLLAPVIVRAKMILQQVWTLKVDWDESLPSDVHTAWIKYHTQLPLLNAVRFPRKTILESATKIELHGFCDASERAYGACVYVRTTDRKNNIWTRLLTARSKVAPLKSLSIPRLELSGALILTSLISSIQQALTTKISRIVYWTDSTIVLHWIRSSPHTLKTFVANRVAEIQTKTNISDWRHVPTDDNPADLISRGQTPKEFLCPSIWKNGPRWLLQSESYWPVWSPIPVVDLPEQKKTICLRTSVNDNTLLHRYSSWPRLIRIVARCLRWRHKQHRTAHLTTDELTAAHNRLIKILQSQHFAPEIRILQKNRSEDVGGKLQPLNPFLDEDGLLRVGGRLTNSAIPFSQKHPIILPKSPVTELIIEQEHRNNHHTGTQATLYAMRLRY, translated from the exons ATGGCCCAAGCTGAATCAATCAGCACGTTACGGCGGAGACGAGGCGTCCTAGCCCGTCGACTTGCAACCATAAGGCGCGAACTCGATGAGTACGAAGCGTCTGGGAAGGCAAACAGAATCTTCCTAGCATCTTGCCGCAGCTCGTTCGATGAGCTTTGGAGGAGGATACTCGAGGTTCAAGAAGAGTTAGGTGTGGTAGATGAGGGGGAAGATGCGCGGGTAGATTCGTTATCGCAAGAGCATCGGGAGCTTGACATGCGGTTCCGAGAGCTCTTTGAGCAAATATCAGCAACAACCCCGTCGACTACAACAAGAGGTGAGACGTGCCGGAAACCAGAGCCGACCACCGTTCCAGAGGTCCGCGTGCCCCAATTCGACGGTGCCCTCGAGAATTGGACCTATTTCTACGACACGTTCACATCCATAGTGGACCTTAACGAAGGTTTGACGAATGTCCAAAAGTTCCAGCATCTACGCTCATCTATAACTGGACGGGCCGCACAGAGTATCCAGTCATTAGAACTCACAGAGGCCAACTATTCCATCGCGCTTGATACACTGAAGGACAAGTTCAATTGCCCCCTCCAAATCTGCATGCGCCATTGGAATCTGATGCGTAATTATCCGGAAATCAAAAGGGAAACTCCAGAGGCCCTAGAGGATTTGTTGGAAACCATCAGCGTAAATCTAAAGGCGCTCGAACATCTAAAGGAGCCCGTCACTTCAAACATAGCGATGATCGAATTGATCGCGTCGAAGTTGCCCGCGTCCAGCCTGCGTAAATGGCAACGCACACTGCCCCGCCAAAAGGTGCCATCCTATCAGCATCTGATAGACTTTCTCAAAACACGGGCGAACGGGACTCAATTCCTCTCTAAAGAGAAGGAATCAAAAGGGTCAACACACAAACACCGCAGTCAGCGAACAACCATACCGCATGGGCGAACCCTTGCTACAACCAGCAGAACGGTGGTGTGTCCGACCTGCAACGGACATCACGAGATCAGACACTGCAAAATATTCAAGGCCAAATCAGCGACCAAACGTTTTCAAATCGTGAAGAAGGCATCGTTGTGCATAAATTGCCTAGGCACAGGACATTCGCCGACACAGTGTACATCGG CACAGATCAAGGTTTTGAACAAACAGGCACAACCAATCCGAGCCCGAGCCTTACTCGACACTGGGTCGAGCATGAACTTCATGACCGACAGGCTCGCGAACTCCCTCGGTATAAGGCAAAGGAGATGTGCGATCCAGATCGGAGCCCTCGACAATTTGAGCACCACGGCAAAACGTTACACCACGGCCACCATCACGTCGACGGACGGCGAGTACAAGAAGACATTGAGATTTCTTGTTATCCCGGCCATATCGATCCTCGTACCAAGCGAGCCCATCGATCCCTCGAGTCTGGGATTACCCAGAAATATTCATCTAGCCGATCCACAATTCCATTGCCCAGCCCCGATCGATGTTTTACTTAGTACCGGATCAACATTCGCGTCGCTGTGCATCGGGCAGGTCAATCTGGCACAACCAGGCGAACCTGAACTACGTCTACAAAAAACACGCTTCGGCTGGGTAATCGGGGGGAGTCCCACGTCCCAAACCGCGATAAATACGTTCCACGCAACCACAACGGCTCTGCAAGAGGACCTCGCACGGTTTTGGGAGATCGACGAGGGACAGGCCACTACTCATCTTTCGGAATCGGAACGACTATGTGAAGAACATTTCCGAAACCATGTCCGACGAACCAAGGAAGGCAGATACATCGTTGCATTACCGTTCAACGAAAAGCTTTCCTCACTAGGGTCATCGAAGGCCACTGCAATGAGCAGGCTCGCCTCTCTTCATCGCCGATTCCAACGCGACAAACAATATGAAACCGCGTATAGTGCTGTGAttcaagaatatttagacTTGGGTCACATGACAAAGATCAAcacggatcacgccaccgacCACGGATATTATTTACCACATCACGGCGTGACCAAGGAATCGAGCGACACCACCAAGCTACGGGTTGTGTTCGACGGCTCAGCTTCAAGTACCACGGGAGTGTCTCTAAACGACGCCCTTCATACGGGTCCGAAATTACAAGAAGACCTGAGGAACATCCTATTGAGATTCCGGTCATTTCAATATGTCCTTaccggcgacatcgagaagaTGTACCGCCAATTCCTCCTACGTCCAGAAGATCGTCCCCACCAAAAGATTCTGTGGCGTGCCGACAACGGAGAGATCGAAACTTACCGACTCAACACCGTAACGTTCGGTCTATCCGCAGCCCCGTATCTGGCCATCCGATGTCTCAAACAGTTGGCAGAGGACGAGGGACCTCGATTTCCGAGAGCAGCGCAGATCCTACGGCGAGACTTCTATGTCGACGATGCGTTGACCGGAGCCGATACGAAGGACGAAGCCCTATCAATCAGGAATGATCTCACGAGATTACTTAAGCTAGCCGGTCTAAATATCCGCAAATGGGCCTCAAACGATCGGGATCTGCTGAGAGGGCTACCTGAGGAAGACACCAAGCAGAAATTACATCTCGGTGAGTCATCCACGTTAAAAACACTCGGCGTCTTTTGGGATTCAGCCGACGATACCATACTATATTCGGTCAAGACGAACAGTGACACTTCCCGAATCACAAAGCGATCAATCAGCTCAGTCATCGCACAAATATATGATCCACTAGGATTGCTCGCGCCGGTAATCGTTCGAgcaaaaatgattttgcaaCAAGTCTGGACATTGAAGGTAGATTGGGACGAATCCCTTCCGTCAGACGTACACACAGCATGGATCAAATACCACACCCAATTGCCGTTGTTAAATGCGGTAAGGTTCCCTCGGAAGACCATCCTAGAATCCGCAACGAAAATTGAGCTCCACGGATTCTGTGACGCTAGCGAAAGGGCATATGGGGCGTGCGTCTACGTGCGGACGACTGACCGAAAGAACAATATTTGGACTCGACTCCTCACGGCGCGGTCGAAGGTAGCGCCGCTCAAATCGCTCTCCATACCACGTCTCGAATTAAGTGGGGCACTTATTTTGACGTCCTTGATTTCGTCAATACAACAGGCCCTGACGACCAAGATATCGCGGATAGTCTACTGGACTGACTCCACCATCGTACTCCATTGGATCAGGTCTTCGCCGCACACCTTGAAAACATTTGTGGCGAATCGAGTCGCTGAGATACAGACCAAGACCAATATCTCCGACTGGCGTCATGTGCCTACCGACGATAATCCAGCGGATCTCATCTCCCGAGGCCAGACGCCCAAGGAATTCCTATGTCCGTCCATTTGGAAAAACGGGCCAAGGTGGCTCCTGCAAAGCGAAAGCTATTGGCCGGTTTGGAGCCCGATACCGGTAGTCGACCTCCCGGAGCAAAAGAAGACGATCTGTCTGAGGACGAGTGTTAACGACAACACTCTCCTCCATCGCTACTCGTCTTGGCCAAGACTAATAAGAATCGTCGCCCGGTGTCTTCGATGGAGACATAAGCAACACCGAACTGCCCATCTCACCACAGACGAACTGACCGCAGCGCACAACAGGCtaataaaaatcttacaaTCCCAGCATTTCGCGCCTGAAATTCGGATCCTCCAAAAAAATCGAAGCGAGGACGTTGGAGGGAAACTACAGCCATTAAACCCCTTCCTCGACGAAGATGGGCTACTCCGGGTAGGAGGGCGACTAACCAACTCCGCCATACCCTTCAGCCAAAAACACCCGATCATCCTACCGAAATCCCCGGTGACAGAGCTAATTATAGAACAAGAGCACCGGAACAATCATCACACAGGGACCCAAGCTACCCTATACGCGATGAGACTGCGCTATTGA
- the LOC126875687 gene encoding uncharacterized protein LOC126875687, with product MGDLPEARITESRPFRNVGIDYCGPFYIKERRDRNRRKIKTYAAIFVCLATKAVHIELVSDLTTDAFLAALRRFISRRGYCATILTDNGTNFVGANRELQELRTLLQSDDHQDRVQNFLADRQIQWRFNPPNSPHFGGLWEAAVKSFKRHLIRVVGTELLTFEHLNTLVIEIEAILNSRPLTPISSDPKDPPVLTPGHFLIGDTLTSLRERDFRTVPSGRLSSWQRIHQIKQHFWSRWYREYLNELTRRSKWDKGKHNIHEGTVVILREDNVPSMQWPLGRVIKVHPGADGIIRTATVQTATSILDRGVKRLVPLPIHPDPDEAERPHGAKEVTNDTPDSTARI from the coding sequence ATGGGTGATTTGCCAGAGGCGCGTATTACCGAATCGCGGCCGTTCAGGAACGTCGGAATCGACTACTGCGGCCCATTCTACATCAAGGAGAGGAGGGACCGCAACCGACGTAAAATCAAGACGTACGCCGCCATATTCGTTTGTCTGGCGACAAAGGCGGTCCACATAGAGTTAGTCAGCGACCTAACCACCGACGCCTTCTTGGCCGCGCTACGCCGTTTCATCTCGCGGCGAGGATACTGCGCAACGATCCTCACCGACAACGGCACCAATTTCGTCGGGGCTAATCGGGAGCTGCAAGAACTCCGGACCCTATTGCAGTCCGACGACCACCAGGATAGGGTACAGAATTTTCTCGCCGACCGACAAATACAATGGCGTTTTAATCCTCCGAACTCACCACATTTTGGCGGCTTATGGGAAGCCGCAGTTAAATCGTTCAAACGCCATCTCATCCGCGTGGTCGGCACGGAGCTCCTGACCTTTGAACACCTCAACACCCTTGTGATCGAAATTGAGGCCATTCTCAATTCACGCCCACTGACTCCCATCTCATCCGATCCGAAAGATCCCCCTGTCCTCACTCCCGGTCATTTTCTAATCGGTGATACCCTAACCAGTTTACGGGAGCGTGATTTCAGGACAGTTCCATCAGGACGGCTATCCAGTTGGCAGCGCATTCACCAGATTAAGCAGCACTTCTGGAGCCGATGGTATCGAGAATACCTAAACGAGTTAACCCGCCGCAGCAAATGGGACAAGGGCAAACACAACATTCATGAAGGCACCGTAGTAATCCTCAGGGAGGACAACGTGCCCTCTATGCAGTGGCCTTTGGGCCGCGTAATCAAGGTCCATCCAGGAGCCGACGGAATCATCCGGACCGCTACCGTGCAGACGGCAACAAGCATCCTGGACCGCGGCGTCAAAAGACTGGTCCCCTTACCCATCCACCCAGATCCAGACGAGGCCGAACGCCCACACGGAGCGAAGGAGGTCACCAACGACACACCAGACTCCACAGCCAGAATTTGA